One part of the Bombus terrestris chromosome 13, iyBomTerr1.2, whole genome shotgun sequence genome encodes these proteins:
- the LOC100649030 gene encoding integrin alpha-PS2 isoform X5: MSKNGERLFIGAPGSWYWQGQIYSISTALRLEFLATMFVIPEADASGQAFSQPLNSRARIMFTKEGPATEDDSYMGYSVTTGDFIGNGDSGTAVGVPRGSDLLGKVIIFTSNMTNHRNITGEQMGAYFGYAVTSGDIDGDGLDDLIVGAPMYTVPDNPEMTIETGRVYVIYQGVGAEKFRKVDSRDGESNRGRFGLSLASLGDIDRDGYGDFVVGAPYGGLRGHGAVYIYHGSSTGVLEKYSQVIYAENLDVPVNTFGFSVSGGLDLDGNRYPDLVVGAYESATAIFFRSRPVIKMDSYVSFDLESKLISLDDRNCTLSDGSRVTCLPLRACFKYSGEGVFSRHNFNIQYALDVKKTKSPRLFFLELEGRNTMNRTIMVDRERQFCRTVQVYVTPNIRDKLTSLDAEMRMSLDEERYEDTRPRDPRLSLRPVLGSTTSRKDSLSIRKNCGSDNVCIPDLQMNVTSNVQKYLLGSGKRLQLDVLVQNMGEDAFESTYNLKLPAGIDYIKVEKIETMGVPVQCSAPKQSNNNTLRCDIGNPLQKNGLVKFRVLLQPVTSHGMKPIYEFEMDVNTTNPENPYTTDDNTYTLRLPIWIETDLRIDGESKPKDLYYNPDNYTSEINVTTEAEFGPAMTHNYTIRNQGPSDVIEAEAFLIWPAQTLAGDTLLYLLEQPETSGPIACEPANANYLSLKLDQRRSMYWHHPDPSGVILDESQSGRTINVQRGFDMDKSKLSQKEESEINTGDSSNIQKSRHSSSSSSKAITSETRRFQLSDTGSKPDVLITTYTQNNSGTSSINTADLAAGNRGVIFHTESGGYGETATLGGGFRPSDGNSLGARVPDFEGGHGSYVNHSETFVNRWGETSVSGGRSSSSDKYGSNVNENDESYQELLRQRQAQREREEEARLERQRKKEQHMAAQRQREEQERLYYQRRQEEERRRADEEMRKRQEEERRQQQEEEIRRQQEEQRRRIEEEEYRLEQEKRYGSSSEHRGVQSGFISGDREETVRGGEFGFQLRNVSSTQDLARLFGSLSKSATGYELFNRQGKQYVQFMGRFRNSADRREYIEFQDGSTFPLQDRYGGESYVSGPTENRDGRFLKIEGELLVDSSGKGFIVLKDGRRFPLQGSFTYTEERTYTLDPYSYQGGRTGSEYETKGYSKSWNEESSQAAGIGSDYESKYTSTHEERRIEDRRVTSRVYGRENRDTPEERLSTKIPNSNDGSRFRRESDMVNVREFKKFEKLHRIPRDLENDPLMPEAEFGEEDYESDLRKQEPVSLCKTAKCVMLRCVLGPLKKDQEVWIGARYRVDARTLKKVALQEKVRVSTRLEAQVTKQPFIGAPAEQVIKSHEIKTNVEPSITPSAPDVIPLWVVVLSACAGTIILLLLIFLLHKCGFFKRNRPSDAPERQPLNRNGHFQQGDDH, from the exons AACGGTGAGAGGCTGTTCATCGGAGCGCCAGGAAGTTGGTACTGGCAAG GTCAGATATACTCGATCAGCACCGCATTGAGATTGGAGTTCTTAGCGACGATGTTTGTCATCCCCGAAGCAGATGCATCAG GCCAAGCGTTTTCACAGCCGTTGAACAGCCGCGCGAGAATAATGTTCACGAAGGAAGGGCCAGCCACCGAGGACGATAGCTACATGGGTTACTCTGTCACGACCGGCGATTTTATTGGAAACGGTGACAGCGGCACCGCCGTCGGCGTACCTCGTGGCTCCGATCTCCTCGGCAAA GTCATTATCTTTACCTCGAACATGACGAATCATCGCAACATCACCGGAGAGCAAATGGGAGCTTACTTTGGTTACGCCGTTACTTCTGGCGACATCGATGGCGATGGACTAGACGATCTCATAGTTGGTGCGCCTATGTACACGGTGCCAGATAACCCGGAAATGACCATCGAGACCGGAAGGGTGTACGTGATCTATCAAGGCGTTGGAGCTGAAAAATTCCGCAAAGTTGACTCTAG GGACGGAGAGAGCAACCGCGGACGATTCGGCTTGTCACTGGCCTCTCTGGGGGACATCGACCGTGACGGTTATGGTGACTTCGTGGTGGGTGCTCCTTACGGTGGTTTACGTGGTCACGGTGCCGTGTACATCTATCACGGTTCGTCAACCGGCGTTCTCGAAAAGTATTCCCAGGTGATCTACGCTGAAAACCTCGATGTACCGGTGAACACGTTTGGATTTTCCGTGTCTGGTGGCCTCGATCTCGATGGAAATCGTTATCCAGATTTGGTGGTCGGTGCTTACGAATCTGCCACCGCTATATTCTTCAGATCCAGGCCAGTCATCAAGATGGATTCGTACGTGTCCTTCGATCTGGAGTCGAAGTTGATCTCTCTGGACGATAGAAATTGTACACTATCGGACGGCAGCAGAGTCACTTGCCTTCCTCTGAGAGCTTGTTTCAAATATAGCGGAGAAGGTGTTTTCTCGAGGCATAATTTCAATATTCAGTACGCCCTGGACGTGAAGAAGACAAAGAGTCCGAGATTGTTCTTCTTGGAGCTGGAGGGAAGGAACACGATGAATCGAACGATCATGGTCGATCGCGAACGACAGTTCTGTCGCACCGTTCAG GTATACGTGACACCGAACATTCGCGACAAGCTTACATCCCTGGACGCCGAGATGCGGATGAGTCTCGACGAGGAACGCTACGAAGACACTCGACCGAGAGACCCTAGACTCTCCTTGCGTCCCGTTCTGGGCTCCACGACGTCCAGGAAGGACTCTCTGTCCATCAGAAAGAACTGCGGCTCCGACAACGTGTGTATCCCAGATCTGCAGATGAACGTGACATCGAACGTGCAGAAGTACCTGCTAGGCTCCGGCAAACGGCTGCAGCTAGACGTGTTGGTGCAGAACATGGGAGAGGACGCTTTCGAGTCGACGTACAACTTGAAACTACCCGCTGGTATCGATTACATCAAAGTGGAGAAGATCGAGACCATGGGGGTGCCTGTTCAATGTTCGGCGCCCAAACAATCAAATAACAATACTCTTCGTTGCGATATTGGCAATCCACTGCAGAAGAACGGATTAGTTAAATTCAGAGTATTGTTGCAACCTGTCACGTCGCATGGAATGAAGCCGATTTACGAGTTCGAAATGGACGTGAACACCACCAATCCTGAGAATCCGTACACGACCGACGATAATACGTATACCTTGAGATTGCCAATTTGGATCGAGACCGATCTACGAATAGACGGTGAAAGTAAACCGAAGGATCTGTATTACAATCCGGATAATTATACCAGCGAGATAAATGTTACTACGGAGGCGGAGTTTGGACCAGCTATGACGCACAATTATACTATTCGGAACCAGGGCCCGTCGGACGTTATCGAAGCGGAGGCTTTTCTTATTTGGCCTGCTCAAACCTTGGCTGGAGACACGTTGCTATATTTGTTGGAGCAACCGGAAACTTCTGGACCCATCGCCTGTGAACCTGCCAATGCAAATTATCTTAGTCTGAAG CTGGACCAACGCAGAAGTATGTACTGGCATCACCCAGATCCATCGGGAGTGATCCTGGACGAGTCCCAATCAGGCAGAACGATTAACGTGCAACGAGGCTTCGACATGGATAAAAGTAAACTGTCCCAGAAAGAAGAGTCCGAGATCAACACCGGAGACAGTTCCAACATCCAGAAATCTCGTCAttcctcctcctcttcgtcTAAAGCGATCACCAGTGAAACAAGAAGGTTCCAATTATCCGACACTGGGAGCAAACCAGACGTTCTAATCACCACCTACACTCAAAACAATTCAGGGACCAGCTCTATAAATACGGCAGACTTAGCCGCTGGCAACAGAGGCGTGATCTTTCACACGGAGTCTGGCGGTTACGGAGAGACGGCTACGTTGGGCGGTGGTTTCCGGCCCAGTGACGGTAACAGTCTAGGTGCAAGAGTACCAGACTTCGAAGGAGGCCATGGATCGTACGTGAACCATTCGGAAACCTTCGTAAACCGCTGGGGTGAGACCAGCGTTTCTGGAGGTCGCTCGTCTTCGTCGGATAAATACGGCTCTAACGTAAACGAGAACGATGAAAGCTACCAGGAGCTATTGAGACAACGACAGGCACAACGTGAACGCGAGGAGGAGGCTCGATTGGAGCGtcagagaaaaaaggaacaacACATGGCCGCGCAAAGACAACGAGAGGAGCAAGAACGTTTATATTATCAGAGGAGACAGGAAGAAGAACGCAGAAGGGCGGACGAGGAGATGAGGAAGAGACAGGAGGAGGAACGAAGACAACAGCAAGAAGAAGAGATACGAAGGCAACAAGAGGAACAACGAAGAAGAATAGAGGAAGAGGAATATAGGCTGGAGCAGGAGAAACGTTACGGCAGTTCCTCCGAACATCGTGGAGTTCAGAGTGGTTTCATCAGCGGTGATCGAGAAGAAACTGTACGAGGAGGCGAATTCGGATTCCAACTACGTAACGTCAGCTCCACGCAGGATCTGGCACGACTGTTTGGATCCTTGTCGAAGTCAGCGACTGGTTACGAATTGTTCAACAGACAGGGCAAGCAATATGTTCAGTTTATGGGAAGATTCCGAAATTCTGCCGACAGAAGGGAGTATATAGAGTTCCAAGATGGATCTACGTTTCCTCTTCAGGACCGTTACGGAGGAGAGAGTTACGTTTCTGGACCTACGGAGAACAGAGACGGTAGATTCTTGAAGATAGAGGGTGAACTTCTGGTCGATTCGAGCGGAAAAGGGTTCATCGTGCTTAAAGATGGTCGCAGATTCCCTCTGCAGGGCTCGTTTACCTACACCGAGGAAAGAACCTATACGTTGGATCCATATAGTTACCAGGGAGGTAGAACCGGTAGCGAATACGAAACGAAGGGTTATAGTAAATCCTGGAACGAAGAATCTAGCCAAGCTGCTGGCATAGGAAGCGACTACGAGTCCAAGTATACCAGCACGCACGAGGAAAGAAGAATAGAAGACAGAAGAGTAACTAGCAGAGTTTACGGAAGAGAGAACCGCGATACTCCCGAGGAACGTTTGTCGACTAAGATTCCAAATTCCAACGATGGTTCTAGATTCAGACGAGAAAGCGATATGGTTAATGTGagggaatttaaaaaattcgagaAGCTCCATAGAATACCTAGGGATCTTGAAAACGATCCTTTAATGCCAGAAGCAGAATTCGGCGAGGAAGATTACGAGAGCGATCTAAGAAAGCAGGAACCGGTTAGTCTTTGCAAGACAGCCAAATGCGTGATGCTGAGATGCGTTTTGGGTCCACTGAAGAAGGACCAGGAAGTTTGGATCGGAGCTAGGTACAGAGTGGACGCAAGGACGCTGAAGAAGGTCGCTCTGCAGGAAAAAGTCAGGGTTTCGACTCGATTGGAGGCACAAGTCACCAAGCAACCGTTCATAGGCGCACCTGCCGAACAGGTGATCAAGAGCCACGAAATTAAGACGAACGTCGAGCCAAGCATAACACCATCTGCGCCGGATGTTATTCCGCTCTGGGTCGTGGTACTCTCTGCCTGCGCTGGAACGATCATTCTATTACTGCTTATTTTCCTGCTGCACAAG TGCGGGTTCTTTAAGAGGAATAGACCGTCAGATGCACCAGAAAGGCAACCATTGAACAGGAACGGCCATTTCCAGCAGGGTGACGACCACTGA
- the LOC100649030 gene encoding integrin alpha-PS2 isoform X6: MSKNGERLFIGAPGSWYWQGQAFSQPLNSRARIMFTKEGPATEDDSYMGYSVTTGDFIGNGDSGTAVGVPRGSDLLGKVIIFTSNMTNHRNITGEQMGAYFGYAVTSGDIDGDGLDDLIVGAPMYTVPDNPEMTIETGRVYVIYQGVGAEKFRKVDSRDGESNRGRFGLSLASLGDIDRDGYGDFVVGAPYGGLRGHGAVYIYHGSSTGVLEKYSQVIYAENLDVPVNTFGFSVSGGLDLDGNRYPDLVVGAYESATAIFFRSRPVIKMDSYVSFDLESKLISLDDRNCTLSDGSRVTCLPLRACFKYSGEGVFSRHNFNIQYALDVKKTKSPRLFFLELEGRNTMNRTIMVDRERQFCRTVQVYVTPNIRDKLTSLDAEMRMSLDEERYEDTRPRDPRLSLRPVLGSTTSRKDSLSIRKNCGSDNVCIPDLQMNVTSNVQKYLLGSGKRLQLDVLVQNMGEDAFESTYNLKLPAGIDYIKVEKIETMGVPVQCSAPKQSNNNTLRCDIGNPLQKNGLVKFRVLLQPVTSHGMKPIYEFEMDVNTTNPENPYTTDDNTYTLRLPIWIETDLRIDGESKPKDLYYNPDNYTSEINVTTEAEFGPAMTHNYTIRNQGPSDVIEAEAFLIWPAQTLAGDTLLYLLEQPETSGPIACEPANANYLSLKLDQRRSMYWHHPDPSGVILDESQSGRTINVQRGFDMDKSKLSQKEESEINTGDSSNIQKSRHSSSSSSKAITSETRRFQLSDTGSKPDVLITTYTQNNSGTSSINTADLAAGNRGVIFHTESGGYGETATLGGGFRPSDGNSLGARVPDFEGGHGSYVNHSETFVNRWGETSVSGGRSSSSDKYGSNVNENDESYQELLRQRQAQREREEEARLERQRKKEQHMAAQRQREEQERLYYQRRQEEERRRADEEMRKRQEEERRQQQEEEIRRQQEEQRRRIEEEEYRLEQEKRYGSSSEHRGVQSGFISGDREETVRGGEFGFQLRNVSSTQDLARLFGSLSKSATGYELFNRQGKQYVQFMGRFRNSADRREYIEFQDGSTFPLQDRYGGESYVSGPTENRDGRFLKIEGELLVDSSGKGFIVLKDGRRFPLQGSFTYTEERTYTLDPYSYQGGRTGSEYETKGYSKSWNEESSQAAGIGSDYESKYTSTHEERRIEDRRVTSRVYGRENRDTPEERLSTKIPNSNDGSRFRRESDMVNVREFKKFEKLHRIPRDLENDPLMPEAEFGEEDYESDLRKQEPVSLCKTAKCVMLRCVLGPLKKDQEVWIGARYRVDARTLKKVALQEKVRVSTRLEAQVTKQPFIGAPAEQVIKSHEIKTNVEPSITPSAPDVIPLWVVVLSACAGTIILLLLIFLLHKCGFFKRNRPSDAPERQPLNRNGHFQQGDDH; the protein is encoded by the exons AACGGTGAGAGGCTGTTCATCGGAGCGCCAGGAAGTTGGTACTGGCAAG GCCAAGCGTTTTCACAGCCGTTGAACAGCCGCGCGAGAATAATGTTCACGAAGGAAGGGCCAGCCACCGAGGACGATAGCTACATGGGTTACTCTGTCACGACCGGCGATTTTATTGGAAACGGTGACAGCGGCACCGCCGTCGGCGTACCTCGTGGCTCCGATCTCCTCGGCAAA GTCATTATCTTTACCTCGAACATGACGAATCATCGCAACATCACCGGAGAGCAAATGGGAGCTTACTTTGGTTACGCCGTTACTTCTGGCGACATCGATGGCGATGGACTAGACGATCTCATAGTTGGTGCGCCTATGTACACGGTGCCAGATAACCCGGAAATGACCATCGAGACCGGAAGGGTGTACGTGATCTATCAAGGCGTTGGAGCTGAAAAATTCCGCAAAGTTGACTCTAG GGACGGAGAGAGCAACCGCGGACGATTCGGCTTGTCACTGGCCTCTCTGGGGGACATCGACCGTGACGGTTATGGTGACTTCGTGGTGGGTGCTCCTTACGGTGGTTTACGTGGTCACGGTGCCGTGTACATCTATCACGGTTCGTCAACCGGCGTTCTCGAAAAGTATTCCCAGGTGATCTACGCTGAAAACCTCGATGTACCGGTGAACACGTTTGGATTTTCCGTGTCTGGTGGCCTCGATCTCGATGGAAATCGTTATCCAGATTTGGTGGTCGGTGCTTACGAATCTGCCACCGCTATATTCTTCAGATCCAGGCCAGTCATCAAGATGGATTCGTACGTGTCCTTCGATCTGGAGTCGAAGTTGATCTCTCTGGACGATAGAAATTGTACACTATCGGACGGCAGCAGAGTCACTTGCCTTCCTCTGAGAGCTTGTTTCAAATATAGCGGAGAAGGTGTTTTCTCGAGGCATAATTTCAATATTCAGTACGCCCTGGACGTGAAGAAGACAAAGAGTCCGAGATTGTTCTTCTTGGAGCTGGAGGGAAGGAACACGATGAATCGAACGATCATGGTCGATCGCGAACGACAGTTCTGTCGCACCGTTCAG GTATACGTGACACCGAACATTCGCGACAAGCTTACATCCCTGGACGCCGAGATGCGGATGAGTCTCGACGAGGAACGCTACGAAGACACTCGACCGAGAGACCCTAGACTCTCCTTGCGTCCCGTTCTGGGCTCCACGACGTCCAGGAAGGACTCTCTGTCCATCAGAAAGAACTGCGGCTCCGACAACGTGTGTATCCCAGATCTGCAGATGAACGTGACATCGAACGTGCAGAAGTACCTGCTAGGCTCCGGCAAACGGCTGCAGCTAGACGTGTTGGTGCAGAACATGGGAGAGGACGCTTTCGAGTCGACGTACAACTTGAAACTACCCGCTGGTATCGATTACATCAAAGTGGAGAAGATCGAGACCATGGGGGTGCCTGTTCAATGTTCGGCGCCCAAACAATCAAATAACAATACTCTTCGTTGCGATATTGGCAATCCACTGCAGAAGAACGGATTAGTTAAATTCAGAGTATTGTTGCAACCTGTCACGTCGCATGGAATGAAGCCGATTTACGAGTTCGAAATGGACGTGAACACCACCAATCCTGAGAATCCGTACACGACCGACGATAATACGTATACCTTGAGATTGCCAATTTGGATCGAGACCGATCTACGAATAGACGGTGAAAGTAAACCGAAGGATCTGTATTACAATCCGGATAATTATACCAGCGAGATAAATGTTACTACGGAGGCGGAGTTTGGACCAGCTATGACGCACAATTATACTATTCGGAACCAGGGCCCGTCGGACGTTATCGAAGCGGAGGCTTTTCTTATTTGGCCTGCTCAAACCTTGGCTGGAGACACGTTGCTATATTTGTTGGAGCAACCGGAAACTTCTGGACCCATCGCCTGTGAACCTGCCAATGCAAATTATCTTAGTCTGAAG CTGGACCAACGCAGAAGTATGTACTGGCATCACCCAGATCCATCGGGAGTGATCCTGGACGAGTCCCAATCAGGCAGAACGATTAACGTGCAACGAGGCTTCGACATGGATAAAAGTAAACTGTCCCAGAAAGAAGAGTCCGAGATCAACACCGGAGACAGTTCCAACATCCAGAAATCTCGTCAttcctcctcctcttcgtcTAAAGCGATCACCAGTGAAACAAGAAGGTTCCAATTATCCGACACTGGGAGCAAACCAGACGTTCTAATCACCACCTACACTCAAAACAATTCAGGGACCAGCTCTATAAATACGGCAGACTTAGCCGCTGGCAACAGAGGCGTGATCTTTCACACGGAGTCTGGCGGTTACGGAGAGACGGCTACGTTGGGCGGTGGTTTCCGGCCCAGTGACGGTAACAGTCTAGGTGCAAGAGTACCAGACTTCGAAGGAGGCCATGGATCGTACGTGAACCATTCGGAAACCTTCGTAAACCGCTGGGGTGAGACCAGCGTTTCTGGAGGTCGCTCGTCTTCGTCGGATAAATACGGCTCTAACGTAAACGAGAACGATGAAAGCTACCAGGAGCTATTGAGACAACGACAGGCACAACGTGAACGCGAGGAGGAGGCTCGATTGGAGCGtcagagaaaaaaggaacaacACATGGCCGCGCAAAGACAACGAGAGGAGCAAGAACGTTTATATTATCAGAGGAGACAGGAAGAAGAACGCAGAAGGGCGGACGAGGAGATGAGGAAGAGACAGGAGGAGGAACGAAGACAACAGCAAGAAGAAGAGATACGAAGGCAACAAGAGGAACAACGAAGAAGAATAGAGGAAGAGGAATATAGGCTGGAGCAGGAGAAACGTTACGGCAGTTCCTCCGAACATCGTGGAGTTCAGAGTGGTTTCATCAGCGGTGATCGAGAAGAAACTGTACGAGGAGGCGAATTCGGATTCCAACTACGTAACGTCAGCTCCACGCAGGATCTGGCACGACTGTTTGGATCCTTGTCGAAGTCAGCGACTGGTTACGAATTGTTCAACAGACAGGGCAAGCAATATGTTCAGTTTATGGGAAGATTCCGAAATTCTGCCGACAGAAGGGAGTATATAGAGTTCCAAGATGGATCTACGTTTCCTCTTCAGGACCGTTACGGAGGAGAGAGTTACGTTTCTGGACCTACGGAGAACAGAGACGGTAGATTCTTGAAGATAGAGGGTGAACTTCTGGTCGATTCGAGCGGAAAAGGGTTCATCGTGCTTAAAGATGGTCGCAGATTCCCTCTGCAGGGCTCGTTTACCTACACCGAGGAAAGAACCTATACGTTGGATCCATATAGTTACCAGGGAGGTAGAACCGGTAGCGAATACGAAACGAAGGGTTATAGTAAATCCTGGAACGAAGAATCTAGCCAAGCTGCTGGCATAGGAAGCGACTACGAGTCCAAGTATACCAGCACGCACGAGGAAAGAAGAATAGAAGACAGAAGAGTAACTAGCAGAGTTTACGGAAGAGAGAACCGCGATACTCCCGAGGAACGTTTGTCGACTAAGATTCCAAATTCCAACGATGGTTCTAGATTCAGACGAGAAAGCGATATGGTTAATGTGagggaatttaaaaaattcgagaAGCTCCATAGAATACCTAGGGATCTTGAAAACGATCCTTTAATGCCAGAAGCAGAATTCGGCGAGGAAGATTACGAGAGCGATCTAAGAAAGCAGGAACCGGTTAGTCTTTGCAAGACAGCCAAATGCGTGATGCTGAGATGCGTTTTGGGTCCACTGAAGAAGGACCAGGAAGTTTGGATCGGAGCTAGGTACAGAGTGGACGCAAGGACGCTGAAGAAGGTCGCTCTGCAGGAAAAAGTCAGGGTTTCGACTCGATTGGAGGCACAAGTCACCAAGCAACCGTTCATAGGCGCACCTGCCGAACAGGTGATCAAGAGCCACGAAATTAAGACGAACGTCGAGCCAAGCATAACACCATCTGCGCCGGATGTTATTCCGCTCTGGGTCGTGGTACTCTCTGCCTGCGCTGGAACGATCATTCTATTACTGCTTATTTTCCTGCTGCACAAG TGCGGGTTCTTTAAGAGGAATAGACCGTCAGATGCACCAGAAAGGCAACCATTGAACAGGAACGGCCATTTCCAGCAGGGTGACGACCACTGA